The Myxococcaceae bacterium JPH2 nucleotide sequence TGGCGCACTGCCCATCCTTGTTCGCGAAGTCGAGCAGCGCCACACCGCCACGCTGCCACGTCCCGTCCTCCGTCAGCGTGACGGGGACTTCCTGTCCGCTGTCGGACACGAGCCGCACGTCGTGGACGTACACACGGAAGTCCATGGGCTCGTAGCTGGCCCCGGACGTCCCGACCTTCGAATAGGTGCGACCACACGCGAACGACTCGCTGCCCACGCGAGCCTCCACGGGGATGGTCACCGAGCGAGTCGCCGGCGGGGTCGGTGCCTCATCGCCACACCCCGTGACGCCGAGGAAAGTCAGGGAGAGGGCAAGACCGGGGAATGATGCGAAGCGCATGCGAAACTCCTTGAGGGTGGACGTCCTCTAGCGCGGCTCGCTCACGGGGGGGCCATGGCATATTGCCGCACCCTATGGTCCTGGTTCATCCCCTCGGTGTCGAAGAGCTGGAGCTGGATCGCCGCCCCTGGGTGACGCTCGGGATTGTCGCGTGCTGCGCCGTCCTCTTCTTCATCACGTGGGTCGTCCCCGAGTCGCCCATGGGCGGCAGCGATACCCTGCTCGAGCAGATGTTCGACACGTGGCAAGAGCACCCGAACCTCGCGCCGCCCGCCGTGCTCGTCGAGCGCCTGCGCCCGGACGTGCGCGCCCGAATGGAGTCCCTCCACACGGAGGCGGTCCAGAAACTCGGGGAGCCCTCCGCCGCGCTTCAGTCCCAGATGGACGCCTGGGCGACCGAGTACGTCCAGGCCACCGAGGCCTCCCTCCTGCGCCGGCTGTCGCTCGTGCCTGAACGCGGAGCGCTTCAGTGGGGCTGGCTGTTCCACATGTTCCTGCACTTCGGGTGGATGCACCTGCTGGGCAACATGTTCTTCCTGTACCTCGTGGGCCCGATGCTGGAGGACGTCTGGGACCGGCCCGTGTTCGGCGCATTCTTCCTGGTGAGCGGACTCGTCGCGGCCCTCGCGCAGGTGTTCCTCGCGGGTGAGCCCACCACCATGATGGCCGGCGCGTCGGGTGCGGTGGCGGGCGCCATGGGGGCGTTCTCGTTCCGCTTCGCCACCAAGCGCATCCGCATGGGCTACTTCGTGTGGATGATGATTCGCGCCTTCCGCGGCACCTTCAACATGCCCGCATGGATGGCGGGCGCGGTGTGGGTGGGCCTGGAGGTGTACAGCCTCGTCACGGGGAACACGAGCGGCGTGGCCGTCATGGCCCATGTCGGAGGCTTCGCGTTCGGACTGGCCACCGCCGTGACGCTGCGATTCTCGGGGTTGGAGGATCGCTACCTCACCCCTGCGGTGACGCGGAAGACGGGCAACTACGTGCGCCACCGGGGACTCGATGCCGCCGAGCAGGCCCTGCGCGAGGGGCAGCTTGCTCGCGCGCGCAAGGCCCTGACCGACGTGCTGGCGGCCTATCCCGACAGCGCGGAGGCCTCGCTGTTGATGTTCCAGGTCGAGCGCCGCGAGGGACTCCCCGATGCGGGGGCGCGGCTGGATCGGACGCTGCTCAAGCTGCTCACGATGGATCAACAGGAGGCGGTGCTCGTGGCCGTGGAGCAGCTGGGCGCGGACTTCGAGCCCACCGCGCTGCGGCCCCTGACGGCCTCGCGGCTGGCGACACTGTTCGATGCGCGCGGCCTGGGGGGACAGCACCTGGACGCGCTCCTGGGCGTGGCGGCGCAGACCGGTGGCGCCACGGGCGCGCGCGCGATGCTCCGACGCGCGGAGCTGGCGATGGAGTCTCGGCGTCGCGATCTCGCACGCGCGCACCTGGACACGCTCGCGGGCATGACAGGCGTCCCGGGGGACGTGTCTCAACGCGCCGACGAGCTGAACCTGCGCCTGCGGCCCATCGCGCTGGTCGATGAACCCGAGCCGAGCCCCCTGCCCGCTGCGCGTCCTGCCGGGCCACGCGCGCTGAGCCTCGACGGCGTGCTGGAGCCCCACGCTCCGCCCCCGCGTCCAGCGCCGCGCTTGATGGGCGGCAGCATCGTGGGCGCCTCGGAGACGGGGCTGAGGATGCACCTGACGTCGGGCGAGCAGCGCGAGTTGCCCTATGCGCGCATCATTGGCGTCTCACCGGCGCTGGTTCCCGTGCCTGTCGCCGGACAGACCGTGCCGCGCCTGCAACCCGTGACGGACCTGGTGCTGCATTGGGGAGACGCAACCCAGGGCCCGGTGGCCGTGCGGCTTGGATTGGCGCAGCTCCGACTGACCACGCACTACCCCGACCTGCCTCCCAAGGAGGGCTATGCGCGGTGGCTCCAGGACGTGGTGCGTCGCTCGGGGGCGACGCTCGTGTCGTCGTCTCCCGAGGCCATCCTCCGCGGCGAGTATCCGCGCTACGCCGACCTCCAGGCCATGACCGAGGCGCTCGTCACTGTCAGGCACTGACAGCTCGGAGCCCAGACGCGGCGGGGCGCATGGCACACGACCGAAGAGCCGTGCCATCGTCGTCTCGCCATGACGACGACCTCACCGCCCACGACGCCCTCCGCGGTGCTCGCGCGCCTGTGCGAGCAGATGACTCAGGCCGGCCACGCCCCGCCCGAGCCCGCGCCCATCGTCGAGACTCCCGATGCCCTCGCCGATGCCCTCTTCTCGCTCGCGGCGCGCACGGGCGCGGCCCAGCTCACCGCCTGGGGCACGCCGGGAGGCGGCGAGGCGCCCGGCGCGGGCCTCACCCTCGCGTATGGCGCGGAGGGCGCCCTCAAGCGCATCGCGGTGCGGCAGCCCATCGCGCACGCGCTCTACGCGCCGTTGAGCGTGGCGATGCAGGCGCGCGCGCGACTCGGCGACACGGACTTCTCGCCGGGGGCTCCGAACTCCACGGGCGGGCGCGACGCGAGCACGGAGTCGGTGACGTTCACGCGCGTCGCTCAACCCCGAGGAATCGAGTTCATGCGACAGGCGCTCACGGTGGCGCGAGAGAACGTCCGTCAGGGGGGACGCCCCTTCGGCGCCGTGCTCGTCCGCGAAGGACAGGTCATCGCCACCGCGGCCAACGAAATCCTCGCCACGCACGACCCCACCGCGCACGCGGAAATGCTGGCGCTGCGGCGGGCCAGTCAAATCCTGCGCAGCCCCCGACTGGACGGCTGCATCGTCTACGCGAGTGGCCATCCCTGCCCCATGTGCCTCGCCGCGATGACGATGTGTGGCGTCTCGGCGGCGTACTACGGCTACTCCAACGAGGAGGGTGCGCCGTTCGGCCTGTCTACCGCCGCGGTCTACGAGGAGCTCGGCCGGCCCATGGAGGCGCGCAAGCTCAAGCTGACCCCGCTCCGGCCCGAGGGCGAAGCGGGGCTGTATGAATTGTGGAAGGGGAGCCAGCCCTGAGGCGCGGCGCTACTCGCCCGCCACCACCACGCCGTAGCCGTCCAGGTCCCGCAGCCACACCTCGCGATGCCCCGCGTTGGGATTGAAGTGCGGGGCCTCCAGGACCGTGGCCTTGAGCGCCGTGGCGCGCGTCACCGCCGCGTCGAAGTCCTCGACCTTGAACCAGAGCAGCACGCCGTTGCCCCGAGACTTCAAGGAGGCCCGTCCCATGTGCACATGGTCATCGGCCTCCCAGGCGTGAATCTGGAGGATCATCTCCTCGCCCGACATGAGCATCTCGTAAGCGGCGCCGCCATGGCCGCTGCGGCAGCCAAGCAAGGCCTGGTACCACTCGCTGCTGCGGCGCACATCCTCGACGGCAATCAGCGGCTGCGCTCGGACTGATTGCACGGCGGTCCTCCTGACCATGTGAACGACCCTCTCCCTCTCGACCGCGGTGAAGGTCCGCATCCTCGCACCCCAGGCGCGGCTCGCGCACCTCTTGAATGCACCGGGCGCTGTCGCGCGGGAAACACACGCATGCGCGGGCTCGGAGCACCGCTGGCGAGCACCGAGGCGGACAGGTAATCAGCAGCCCATGTCCAACCTCATTCTGGAAGTCACCGGCAATGAACTCCAGGCGGACGTGATGCAAAGCAAGACACCCGTCCTCCTGGATTTCTACGCGGACTGGTGTGGCCCCTGCACGCCCTTGGCCGCGACCCTCGAGGAGATCGCCCAGGAGCACCCAGACACGGTGCGGATCCTCCGCATCAACATCGAGCAGAACCGGACCCTGGCCACCTCGTTTGAAATCACCAAGCTGCCCTGCCTCGTCTTCATGCGCGAGGGGCAGAAGGTCGCGGAGCTGCTGGGCAATCAGCCCAAGCCAAAGATTCTCCGGCAGCTCGACGCACTCGCCACCCCTGAGTAAGGCCATGGTGTAGGGACCCGGGTCGCGCTCCGACGCATGAATCCAATACACGACACTGAAGGCTATCCGACACCCTCACGCCCGGAGGATTGAACCAGACATCCGGCCAACACTACACAGGGGCTCCCCCACCCAAGGAGTCCCGCAATGGCAACCGCTCGCTTCGCCTTCACGCAGCCCTCCTCCCGTGGTCAGGAGTTCATCATCGAGTTGAACGATGAGAACACCATCAACCATGCGCGCCGGATCCTCTCCGGGGAGGAGAAGAACGAGGTCCACGTGCACGGCCGCATCATCAAGCGGACGCAGCCCTACAACCCGAAGTTTTCCTTCCACCTCGACCCGGCGACGATCCGGTTCTTCTCGATGGCCATCGAGGTCTGCGACGCGGACATGGTCTACGTCGAGGATCACCTGGATGAGGCCGGCGGTGCGTTCCTCCCGGGCGGCCACTGGTGCCCGTGGAGTTCCACGCTGGCGCGCGAGGTGAAGTAGCTCGGGCAGCTTCGGGGAGTGGGTCGCCGGTCGTGCCCACTCCCCACCTGAGTCCTTTCCCGGCCGTTCTCCCTCCGATACCGTCCGCCACTCGGGCTGTTCGCGAGCGCACACGCTCGCCGGGCGCAGAGGGTGATCGCCGGCCATGGACACAGCCCCGGGTGATGAGAAAGGTCTACACGCTCTTGGACGCCATCAGCACCTGGCGTTGGGCTGCGTACAAGAAGGGCTGGTAGGGCGAGGTCACCCCTGGGAGTTCTCCGCCGCCGTGGCGACGTCCTCGGCGCGGATGAGCTCCCGAACGACCCGAGCACAGGTCTCATCGAACTCGCGGCGACTCTCTTCTGAATACCCATGCTGGGCGGCCGTCGCGCTCCCTGAGTAGAAGCGCGCCCACCCGACCTTGTTGAGACACTCGCTCGCGCTCTCCTCGCATGCCGCTTCCATGGCATATGAGATCGCCAGCGCCGCGCTCACCGCGCCAGGCGCATAGGGCGTCTGGGCATAGCCCTGCATGCAATCCACCACGTTCGCGGCATCTTTCGCCTGGACCGCCAGCTCCTTGACCGCGTCGAACTCGGCCCCCGGGATGCATTGAGCCCACGCCTCGGCGACATCCAAGGCGATCGACATGCATGGTGTGTCCAGCGGCTCATACGACGGCCCCTCCACGAGGGTGTACTTCAACATCGGGCGCACGCACGCGAACAGCGCCCGCATGACACGACGTCGGGCCATCCCTGCTTCCACGGCGAGCTGAATCAAGAAGAAGCCAGACGGGCTCTCTCGCCAGACTTCGGCGAGCGTCCGCCCCTGGGCCCACTCCAGCTCCCCCTCCCTGCCAACACGCTGCAGGAACTCCTCCAACGCCGCGGCGTCCACGCGCACCCCTCGCTGTCGTCGTCCCGCACGAACCCGGGAGGCGAGACAGATTCCGCTACAGGAGGACTATTCCCACGTTTTGGACAAGTCCCAAACTCGGGACTTAACTGAACACAGGTTGCGTTGCCGCGCAATTCTTGGAGATGCCGGTTCACGGCATGCACTTCGTCTTTCGGCGCGGCACGAAGGAGTTGGTGCAGACATGGCATCCCGTTCCGATTCGATGCGTGCGCGGTTGGCTGAACTGCTGCGTGAGAAGACCCGTCTGTCCTCACGCGTGCCTGCTTCTTCGGCCCAGGAACGCATGTGGTTCCAGGAGCGGCTGACGCCCGGAAACACCGCGTTGCACATGGCGGTCTCGGTTCGAATCACCGGCCCGCTCGTCCCCGATGCGCTCGCCCGAGCCTTCCAGGAAGTCATCGCGCGCCACGACGCCCTGCGCACCACGTTCGTCGAGCAGGACGGGCGTCCCTTCCAGCACGTCGCCCCCAGCCTGGACTTGGAGCTGCCGGAGATTGATCTCCGAGCCCTGCCAGACGCCGAGCGCGAGCCCGAGGCGCAGCGGCGCATCCAGGAAGCG carries:
- a CDS encoding rhomboid family intramembrane serine protease codes for the protein MVLVHPLGVEELELDRRPWVTLGIVACCAVLFFITWVVPESPMGGSDTLLEQMFDTWQEHPNLAPPAVLVERLRPDVRARMESLHTEAVQKLGEPSAALQSQMDAWATEYVQATEASLLRRLSLVPERGALQWGWLFHMFLHFGWMHLLGNMFFLYLVGPMLEDVWDRPVFGAFFLVSGLVAALAQVFLAGEPTTMMAGASGAVAGAMGAFSFRFATKRIRMGYFVWMMIRAFRGTFNMPAWMAGAVWVGLEVYSLVTGNTSGVAVMAHVGGFAFGLATAVTLRFSGLEDRYLTPAVTRKTGNYVRHRGLDAAEQALREGQLARARKALTDVLAAYPDSAEASLLMFQVERREGLPDAGARLDRTLLKLLTMDQQEAVLVAVEQLGADFEPTALRPLTASRLATLFDARGLGGQHLDALLGVAAQTGGATGARAMLRRAELAMESRRRDLARAHLDTLAGMTGVPGDVSQRADELNLRLRPIALVDEPEPSPLPAARPAGPRALSLDGVLEPHAPPPRPAPRLMGGSIVGASETGLRMHLTSGEQRELPYARIIGVSPALVPVPVAGQTVPRLQPVTDLVLHWGDATQGPVAVRLGLAQLRLTTHYPDLPPKEGYARWLQDVVRRSGATLVSSSPEAILRGEYPRYADLQAMTEALVTVRH
- a CDS encoding nucleoside deaminase; translation: MRQALTVARENVRQGGRPFGAVLVREGQVIATAANEILATHDPTAHAEMLALRRASQILRSPRLDGCIVYASGHPCPMCLAAMTMCGVSAAYYGYSNEEGAPFGLSTAAVYEELGRPMEARKLKLTPLRPEGEAGLYELWKGSQP
- a CDS encoding VOC family protein translates to MVRRTAVQSVRAQPLIAVEDVRRSSEWYQALLGCRSGHGGAAYEMLMSGEEMILQIHAWEADDHVHMGRASLKSRGNGVLLWFKVEDFDAAVTRATALKATVLEAPHFNPNAGHREVWLRDLDGYGVVVAGE
- a CDS encoding thioredoxin fold domain-containing protein, translated to MSNLILEVTGNELQADVMQSKTPVLLDFYADWCGPCTPLAATLEEIAQEHPDTVRILRINIEQNRTLATSFEITKLPCLVFMREGQKVAELLGNQPKPKILRQLDALATPE
- a CDS encoding calmodulin encodes the protein MATARFAFTQPSSRGQEFIIELNDENTINHARRILSGEEKNEVHVHGRIIKRTQPYNPKFSFHLDPATIRFFSMAIEVCDADMVYVEDHLDEAGGAFLPGGHWCPWSSTLAREVK
- a CDS encoding non-ribosomal peptide synthetase, with amino-acid sequence MASRSDSMRARLAELLREKTRLSSRVPASSAQERMWFQERLTPGNTALHMAVSVRITGPLVPDALARAFQEVIARHDALRTTFVEQDGRPFQHVAPSLDLELPEIDLRALPDAEREPEAQRRIQEAVRTPFDLERGPLLRVVRFCLTNDEHLLLVTVHHIVSDGWSMGVLVRELAELYQAFASGTAPTLAPIPMQYTDYTAWQRQWLQGDALETQLD